The region TtcattttttcagtgctgggctCCAACCCCGGCCTTGCACATGCTTTTAATGTTCACGCACTCAATAATTTCCCCTCTCAACATGCAAAAAATTGTATGTTCCTAGAATTTCCGTATTTTCAGAAATTTCCACAAATTGTACCAAAAATACATGTTATGGGAAAAGGTATCATACTGCTACTTTCGTCTTTGCAAAGAGAAGCTAGTTTGTTTGCGGCAAGATGTTTGAGAAGCAAACCAATCCCAGCCTGGGGTGAAGGGTCAAGGTCCTGCAGGGAGCCCAGGAGGCCAGCGTTGTGCGACTAGAGGCCGTCCATACATTTTACACGTGTACTTTGTTCTcctcctagtcctggggcttgaactcagggcctgggcgccgtctctgaacctctttgtggtcatgtctaccaccagagccacagcgtcacctctggcctttcccgagtagtttattggagataagagtttggtGGGCTTTCCTgcggggctggcttctaacctcagtcctcagatttcagcctcctgagtggctagaattgcaggtgtgagccaccggagcccagcTTCCAGTTGTACGTTTTACAATCTGACGTGTTTGTCCTCATGAAACACCAAGTGCCTTCGTGGTTCATTCCtacaaattttgcctttcctACCAATACAGGGAGAAGGCAACGGTGGGCTTCTCCAGTAGTCACTTGGGTTTAGATACTTCCTCACTTGCAATTCATGTCCTTCCTGGACAATTTAGACTACAGGAAACAGGTCATAGTCACAGGCTGACAGCAGATGAACTTGGCTGAGTGGAAGGAGGGATTGAACCATTAACGCTCCCTCTCCAAACTCAGTTTAGCCTTCATTTTTAAAGATGATGTAGAGCTGAGCGTCCTGGGGTTAGGTTTCTTGGGAAAGTAACTCATTCTGCTTAGTGACAACTGTAAGCCAACGTGGTCAGCTGCAGAAAGCAATGCAGAAAAGCCACGCAGGCGGGTTTTGCCTGGCTCTCACCGGTGCTGTGCTCGTGGCCCGAGGAAATGGGTTGAGAGCAGATGttggctggatgtggtggctcacatctgcgatcctggcacttgggaggccgaggcaggaggacgGCAAGTTTCAGGCCTGCGTGGGCTCCAACTGAGGTTTAAAGCTTTTTAGAAAAGTTTAATGGTGCCCTATTATATCTCCTAATTCCAATAATTTGTTTAACATGTTATCTTAGTTTAGAAGCTGTATCGCATGGTGAACTGACAGGACATACTATGCTTGATCTTAGACAAATGGCGGGGAAGTGGTAAAAGACTTTTTTAAGCTTAAGCACTCtacctgcttgagccacagcgccacttctggccttttctgtttatgtggtgctgaggaattgaacccaggacttagtgcatactaggcaagcactctaccactaagtcacattcccagtccctctgttTTTTGAGTCAGGGTGTCACTACTACGTAgtacaggctggtcttgaacttggattcttcctgtctcagcctcacaaatgctggaattataggtgtgtgctaccatgacTGGCCTGAcagtttttttcttctaaaaattgagtgcaaaagccaggtgatagtggctcacacctgtaatcctgttcaggaggctgagatctgaggatggcagttcaaagccagcccaggcagaagtgtcctcttgagactcttatctccaatccaataaactgctcaaaaaaagctcaagtggtagagtgctagccttgagcacaaagaggctcagggacaccgcccaggccttgagttcaagtcccaggaccagaaaaaaaaattgagtgcaAGACCAAAGGAGTCTCTGGAGACTCTAGACTTAGCGATTATCTGTAGGCTataaagggagggaagaggggctgggaatatggcctagtggtagagtgccacttatacatgaagctctgggttcaactccccggcaccacatagacagaaaaaggccagaagtggcgctgtgcctcaagtggcagagtgctagccttgagcaaagagaagccagggacagtgctcaggccccgagttcaaggcccaggactggctaaaaacaaagggagggaagagatgcAGACGCCTGGGcgcaggcccagggctggcctcttgGATGTGGGGCGGGAGCTGTGGGCACGGAGGGCGTGTGCGGAGGAGCTGGAGGAGCGGGCTCAGTCCATGCGACCGTCGGTGCTCCTGGAGTGGGTGGGTTATAAATGTGTGATGACCAAATCCGAGTGAGTCCGTGTGTTCCCCGTTCCTCTTTTGGCCTCCAGGCTCCTGGGTAGAATTGCACTTCAGCAATAATGGGAACGGGAGCAGCGTTCCAGCCTCAGTTTCTATTTATAATGGTGACATGGAAAAAATACTTCTGGACGCCCAGCATGAATCTGGACGGAGTAGCTCCAAGAGTTCTCACTGTGACAGGTAGGTCTCCGTAGCATGTGTGTGGCAGCACTGGGGTTGAGTAgtggtgggtgtgggtgtgggtgtgtgcacagTTGTGGAGGGTGGGCTTCTGTGCCTGAGGTTACACTGCGAGAGCCTCCGGCAACACCTGGCAAAGCTGGGAACAAGCAGAAGGGCCCCCAGCTCTGTCCTTCCCTGTTGTGGCTCGCTTTGCAAAGTTGGGCCCTCATTGGTGGTGTGGGAGCTGTGGTTTCTGGTCAGCAGCACATAGGAGAGAATCGGAGGTTCGAGGTGGGCTCGGGGAGGTCAGGGGTCCCGAGGGCGGTGCAGCGGAGGCTGAGCGCCAGCCATTGCCGGCCAGACCCTCGTGTGCCGGAAGAGTCCATTTGGTTCAGCTCTGGTGGTGGGCAGGAGGAGAGCAGGCACGCTAGCAGGAGCCTCCTGTCCTTCCTGGCGGACAGCGGGCAGCCCCCGCCTTTGGGGTTTGGGGATTTCTGCTCCAGTGACGATGCTCACGTAGTTTTTCTGTTCTGCTCATTTTTCTACTCGATCTCTAAGCCCACCTCGCTCACAGACACCGCAGGACACCACCAGGGTTTCTGAAGCGGACACACACagcattggggaaaaaaatagctCTCAGGTAAGCTGCGGAGCAGAGGCCTGGCTTCTGCGGGGCGCCTCGTGCCTGCggccggggggagggaggacggggaaGACGGCTTGGTGGCCGTGGGCTGGGCGGTGAGTGGGAGTTGGTGGCCACCAATAGAGTGGCTCAGGACCTATTgccctttttgttttggtcagctgtggggctggaactcagagcccgggcactgtccctgagtgcttctgcccaaggctagctcaaggctagtgctctaccacttctgattttctcatGGTTCATTGGagtgagaatctcacagactttcctgcctgggctggctttgaactgccatcttcagatgtcagcctcccgagtagctaggatgacagacgtgagccgcgAGCGCCCGGCTCGCCTCATTTTTAATTGTAGCTACAGTTACGGTCTGAGTGTCTCCTCCCTCCGTCTGTCAGCGTCTTTGCACCTTGCTTGTGATGTAGTATTTGCTGATGTAGCCcttttgggctttttttctcattttcttccgcTATAACCAGTGCCCTAGTCACCATCCTCCTGCCCATGGCTTCCCGAAGGCAGTAAGGATGCCCCCGAGGGCCGTCCTGGGAGGCGGAGTGCCGGGCTTCTGCCTCGGCACGTCTGGGTGGATGCGTGTCTTGGGCTCTGCATTCTGCTTGCTGGCCTCATGTGGTCTGGTGTGACTGACGGGCTGGTCTGTGTAATAAAATATTTGCTCTTAGTCCGAGGAAGATTATattgagagaaggagagaagttgAAAGCATCTTGAAGAAAAACTCAGACTGGATATGGGATTGGTCGAGCCGGCCTGAAAATATCCCCCCGAAGTAAGTCTTCTGGGATGAGGGTGGGCGCCTCTGCCGACAGACAGGGGCTGACTGACCACTCCCCTAGGGAGTTCCTGTTCAAGCACCCGAAGCGCACCGCGACGCTCAGCATGAGGAACACGAGTGTCATGAAGAAAGGGGGCATCTTCTCCGCCGAGTTCCTCAaggttttccttccctctctgctgCTCTCTCATCTGCTGGCCATTGGACTGGGGTAGGTGACGTGGCGGTGGCTCCCGGCTGGTGGGCTTCCCCCTGGGCTTGCCGTGCTTCCTGTAGGACAGGGTCTGCTGCCTCAGCTCTCTTGTAGCGCAGGGAAGGAGGGGGTCCGGAGCCCCCGGGGCGCGGGCTCGCCTGCGCCTCTGTCCCGCCATGTGGCTTCACGGGGCCCTGCAGCGAGTGGCGTCGGTGACGACCTCGGTGTGGGTTCTAGCCTAGGTTGGCCAGGGCATGTGTTTGGGGCTTCGCATCAGGATGAAAAAGGCCTACAGGTGGCTTGGTTGTCCcagcagacctggggcttgaactcggggctgagctctgtccctggcttccttttgctcaaggctagccactctaccacttgagccccagcgtcACCtctcgctttttctatatatgtggtgctgaggaatcgaacccagggcttcatgtatacacagCAAACACTCCACCACATATttccataggccatattcccagccccaggcctctcATTCTTGAGCCTTGGGAACGTGGGCCTTATGCCTCACATGTAGCCTGAGTCTTTTTGCATATACAGCTGACCTGCTTGTGGAAATGGCttcctgggtggggcaggggcTCTCCAGCCGTCTCGTGCCACATGAAGCCTGTTCAGTTTGCCCTGCCATGTTCTTGTTATGGTTCTCTACCGGCTGCCTGGTGGGCAGCTCCTCCCTCAATTTCATTTTGGCCAGTGTGTGTTGGGGTTAGACTCAAAACGTTGATTAGATACTAGATCCGGGGCTTCCCCAGAGCCAGCCAGCCGCAGCTCTGGGCAAGCCAAGTGCTCTGCCTTCTAAATGACCAGGATGGGCTGGGATGGCGGCTTAGCGGCACagcgcttgcctagcctgcatgaagccctggggtcgattcctgagcaccacatacacagaaaaagctggaggtggcgctgtggctcaagaggcagagtgctagccttgagtgaaaagaagccaggaacagtgctcaggccctgagttcaaggcccaggactggcaaaaaaatgaatgaatgaatgaatttaaaaaaaactaaatgggGTGGTTTCTTCAGTCAGGTCCCAGCTAGGGCAAGGGACAAAGAGTTCCCAGGTAGCTTAGGGTCTGCAGtctcatttgtttcctttttatggtGGTAGTAGGGATCGAACTCGGGGACTTGCCCTGTGGTCTTGTTTTTTGACACTGCGCGGTCCTGTCGGGCCAGGCTTCTCCTAGCCTCGTGCAGAAGACACGcccctcctgcccacccccccacgcGGTCCCCACGCTTGAcggcaggcagggaggggaggtgtCTTCCCTGGTGAGTCGTGGGTCTGCCCGGTGGGCGTGGTGTCCCCACCACTGTGTGAGCCATCTAAACATCAGCACAGGGCGAGCGAGAGCATTTGTGTCGTGCGGTTTTTCTGGTGATGATTGTGTGCGCGTGTGGCCCGGGGCTCGCCCTCGACCCACAGCTCCGCTGCGGGCTCTTCTGGTGAGTCACGGGGTGAGGGTCTCACAGAGTCTCCCGCCCCTGCCGGCTCCCCACTGCAGCCCTCAGGTTTGAGCCCtcgagtagctgagatcacagcccGAGCCCTGtgcccagccctggcctccttttTAAATGGTATTGGGGAACCAACCAGAGCCTTGCACGAGGCAGCCAGGCGCGTCgccagggagccccccccccccccccccccgcctgccacTGCCCTGCTTTGTCTGCTAGCTCATAACTCCATGTCTCTAAAATTCCCGGTAACACGAGTTACGAACCGGTGACTGTAGAGATGACCTGCAGTCATCCTCAGCAGTGAGTGCCGGAGCCTGAACTGCGAGTCCCCCTCACCCCGTGGCGGGCGTGGCGGGCGTGGCGGGCGCCGCGGTCCAGTGCACTCACTCACTGCAAGTCCCCTTCACCGCGTGGCGGGCGTGGCGGGCGCCCCGGTCCAGTGCACTCACTCACTGCAAGTCCCCTTCACCCCGTGGCGGGCGTGGCGGGCGTGGCGGGCGCCGCGGTCCAGTGCACTCACTCACTGCAAGTCCCCTTCACCGCGTGGCGGGCGTGGCGGGCGCCGCGGTCCAGTGCACTCACTCACTGCGAGTCCCCTTCACTGCGTGGCGGGCGTGGCGGGCGCCGCGGTCCAGTGCACTCACTCACTGCGAGTCCCCTTCACTGCGTGGCGGGCGCCGCGGTCCAGTGCACTCACTCACTGCGAGTCCCCTTCACCGCGTGGCGGGCGTGGCGGGCGTGGCGGTCCAGTGCACTCACTGCGAGTCCCCCTCACCGCGTGGTGGGCGTGGCGGGTGCCGCGGTCCAGTGCACTCACTCACTGCGAGTCCCCCTCACCGCGTGGCGGGCGTGGCGGGCGTGGCGGGCGCCGCGGTCCAGTGCACTCACTCACTGCGAGTCCCCCTCACCGCGTGGCGGGCGCCATGGTCCAGTGCACTCACTCACTGCGAGTCCCCCTCACCGCGTGGCGGGCGTGGCGGGCGTGGCGGGCGCCGCGGTCCAGTGCACTCACTCACTGCGCTGCCTCTGCCTAGGGTCTACATCGGAAGGCGCCTGACCCCCTCCACCAGCACCTTCTGACGGCGCCCGGCGGCACGCAGCGAGGACGGCGTGGGAGCCCGCGGAGCCCGCGCAGCCCGCGCAGCCCGAGAGCCGTCGCCGTCCAGGGGGCTGCGCCACTTGTGTTTCTCCGTTCTGTAAATGCGGCTTTCCTCTGTAGTAGACGAGAGTAGACACTGAAGTCACGCTGACCTGTCATTACACCAGGGATCACGAGTAGCATGGCAGATGAGACCTGCTGTACGCTTGGGTAGTAAGTTTCCTTTGGGTATTAGatataaatagtataaataaCGTTAATGAACTAGTTATGATGTAtgtactatttaaaaattaactaacTTTAATGGAGCTAATACACTTTATATTTCAAAGGAATACTGTGGATAGTCAATTCA is a window of Perognathus longimembris pacificus isolate PPM17 chromosome 2, ASM2315922v1, whole genome shotgun sequence DNA encoding:
- the Bnip3 gene encoding BCL2/adenovirus E1B 19 kDa protein-interacting protein 3; the protein is MSESGAPGLQEENLQGSWVELHFSNNGNGSSVPASVSIYNGDMEKILLDAQHESGRSSSKSSHCDSPPRSQTPQDTTRVSEADTHSIGEKNSSQSEEDYIERRREVESILKKNSDWIWDWSSRPENIPPKEFLFKHPKRTATLSMRNTSVMKKGGIFSAEFLKVFLPSLLLSHLLAIGLGVYIGRRLTPSTSTF